A section of the Thauera sp. K11 genome encodes:
- a CDS encoding zincin-like metallopeptidase domain-containing protein, with translation MAETRKPFHETVAERLIAQLEAGTAPWQRPWAPGEPGAVLPLNPTTGKRYKGINAIHLMSQGRADNRWMTYRQAAAVGAQVRKGEKGTPVQYWQFSEEQVRRDEAGRPVLDGDGEPVKQTVQLERPRVFFATVFNAEQIDGLPPLAHTAPAWDALERAEHILAASGAVIRHGEQNRAFYRPATDTIHLPERSQFPGADTYYATALHELGHWTGHASRLARDLAHPFGSEGYAKEELRAEIASMILGDELGIGHDPGQHAAYVGSWIKALRDDPLEIFRAAAEAEKIKDYVLAFEQQQQVQVQGLEHDDAARASAQQMHPDAFLDSTSVLRRWASAEPLPADWQGLARSDTTFFYVGREGEERSFTPLNAATFEDARREAAVVRALAVDIDAILGDPEVTFSHFEAFVGASLPEALRSRGLTTVGHVTGHDPGQFREKAHDRLSPVFGLEPADSRMGEPYLERKGLAQAFALKAEQLFQTLQQGQETNMAQAPQQAAPEVAETWTLEQLEHGTLMRALETANFARIERVAEVLDAMQPLNTQNAFWTRHALPQDPDALDAKIAAAIEPLEQLREEAMVGEARKAGDRAAFDRAARDAFDIALPHDWNGQVVVQASAEVSFNGATHVVAATDVGVAPRLWSVYAQREDGRLAFVQDFGSARKAEHLAFRLTVIAAHSSDDEQERAAILARAHEDRVRRDPDRTDEDVRAAEAARKAADLDATLAAADRQGHGAEHLAQAGRTYLQVPYKDKDEAKALGARWDRQEQAWYLPPGVNGAPFAKWMQAAAEPRQGPRAGPQAGQDRIYLAVPYGERAAAKAAGAAWDRAARSWYAGPKADLERLQRWLPDNVSAQQAPAMSPRDEFTDALRSVGCELSGDHPIMDGRTHRIGVEGDRKGEQAGFYVAHLDGHPAGYIKNNRTGVAMTWKSKGYVLDDQEKARWAAEAAGKLAARAREQERAHEAAAQRVVKQLADLAPVVAPTPYIRSKGIQVHPGVFTDKEGKTTCIPAYDVHGKQWTMQYIQEDGTKRFAKDSRKDGCFHAVGGLEALARAPALVISEGYATAATNAEVLGFATVAAFDSGNLAAVARALHETFPDKPVLILGDDDRQLELTQGTNAGRVKAEEAAKAVGGKALLPIFAPGENAYPAELPPITPQRYRAHLRATKALEDAQKASEGASESVKLTGQQVAELKGALLSDLQMAALEHMKAHTDFNDLATRSVLGREGVERQLKAKVSRVIHEDELKREHTPEPEKEHNIHAPLQPRRVARIA, from the coding sequence ATGGCCGAGACCCGGAAACCCTTCCATGAAACGGTGGCTGAGCGCCTGATCGCCCAACTCGAAGCCGGCACCGCGCCCTGGCAGCGGCCGTGGGCGCCCGGTGAGCCGGGCGCCGTCCTGCCGCTCAATCCGACCACCGGCAAGCGTTACAAGGGCATTAACGCGATTCACCTGATGAGCCAGGGGCGCGCCGACAACCGGTGGATGACTTACCGGCAGGCCGCTGCCGTTGGGGCCCAGGTGCGCAAGGGCGAAAAAGGGACGCCCGTCCAGTACTGGCAGTTCAGCGAAGAGCAGGTCCGGCGTGACGAAGCGGGCCGCCCGGTGCTTGATGGCGACGGCGAGCCGGTCAAGCAGACCGTCCAGCTCGAGCGCCCGCGCGTTTTCTTCGCCACCGTGTTCAATGCCGAGCAGATCGACGGTCTGCCGCCGCTGGCGCACACGGCGCCGGCGTGGGATGCGCTCGAGCGGGCCGAGCACATCCTGGCCGCCTCGGGGGCGGTGATCCGCCACGGCGAGCAGAACCGGGCCTTCTATCGGCCCGCGACCGACACGATTCACCTGCCCGAGCGCAGCCAGTTTCCGGGCGCCGACACCTACTATGCGACGGCCCTGCATGAGCTCGGGCACTGGACCGGGCACGCGTCCCGGCTCGCCCGTGATCTCGCGCATCCGTTCGGCAGCGAGGGGTACGCGAAAGAAGAGCTGCGCGCCGAGATCGCCTCGATGATCCTCGGCGACGAGCTGGGCATCGGGCACGATCCGGGGCAGCACGCCGCCTACGTCGGTTCATGGATCAAGGCGCTGCGGGACGATCCGCTGGAGATTTTCCGGGCGGCGGCCGAGGCCGAGAAGATCAAGGACTATGTGCTGGCCTTCGAGCAGCAGCAGCAGGTTCAGGTGCAGGGTCTGGAGCACGACGATGCAGCGCGTGCGTCCGCACAGCAGATGCATCCGGACGCATTCCTCGACAGCACCAGCGTGCTGCGCCGCTGGGCGTCAGCCGAGCCGCTGCCTGCCGACTGGCAGGGCCTCGCGCGCAGCGACACCACCTTCTTCTATGTGGGCCGCGAAGGCGAGGAACGTTCCTTCACGCCGCTGAACGCGGCCACGTTCGAGGATGCCCGCCGGGAGGCGGCCGTCGTCCGGGCGTTGGCGGTGGACATCGACGCAATCCTCGGTGACCCGGAAGTGACCTTCAGCCACTTCGAGGCCTTTGTGGGCGCTTCCCTGCCGGAAGCCTTGCGCAGCCGCGGCCTGACGACCGTGGGGCACGTCACCGGTCATGACCCTGGTCAATTCCGGGAGAAGGCGCATGACCGCCTCTCCCCCGTGTTTGGCCTCGAGCCGGCCGATTCGCGGATGGGCGAGCCCTATCTCGAGCGCAAGGGCCTGGCCCAGGCGTTCGCCCTGAAGGCTGAACAGCTCTTCCAGACCCTGCAACAAGGACAGGAGACGAACATGGCGCAGGCACCGCAACAGGCGGCCCCGGAGGTCGCCGAGACGTGGACGCTGGAACAGCTCGAGCACGGCACGCTGATGCGCGCCCTCGAGACCGCGAACTTCGCCCGGATCGAGCGCGTCGCCGAAGTCCTCGACGCGATGCAGCCGCTCAACACGCAGAACGCGTTCTGGACGCGGCATGCACTGCCGCAGGATCCGGATGCGCTCGACGCGAAGATCGCGGCGGCGATCGAGCCGCTCGAGCAGCTCCGCGAGGAAGCCATGGTGGGCGAGGCGCGCAAGGCCGGCGATCGGGCGGCGTTCGATCGCGCGGCGCGTGACGCCTTCGACATTGCCTTGCCACACGACTGGAACGGCCAGGTCGTGGTGCAGGCGAGCGCCGAGGTCTCGTTCAACGGCGCCACCCACGTCGTGGCGGCGACTGATGTGGGGGTGGCGCCCAGGCTCTGGAGCGTCTACGCCCAGCGCGAGGATGGACGTCTCGCGTTCGTGCAGGACTTCGGAAGCGCCCGCAAGGCCGAGCATCTGGCGTTCCGGCTGACCGTGATTGCCGCCCATTCGAGCGACGACGAGCAGGAGCGGGCAGCCATCCTGGCGCGTGCGCACGAGGATCGCGTCCGGCGCGATCCGGACCGCACGGACGAGGACGTCCGGGCGGCCGAAGCGGCGCGCAAGGCGGCGGACCTCGATGCAACGCTTGCCGCGGCGGATAGGCAAGGCCACGGCGCCGAGCATCTGGCACAGGCCGGGCGGACCTACCTGCAGGTTCCATACAAGGACAAGGACGAGGCCAAGGCGCTCGGGGCACGCTGGGACCGGCAGGAACAGGCGTGGTACCTGCCCCCAGGGGTCAATGGGGCGCCCTTTGCCAAATGGATGCAGGCGGCCGCAGAGCCCCGCCAGGGCCCCCGTGCCGGCCCGCAGGCCGGTCAGGACCGCATCTATCTGGCCGTGCCCTATGGCGAGCGGGCCGCGGCGAAGGCTGCTGGCGCCGCGTGGGACAGGGCCGCGCGGTCCTGGTATGCCGGCCCGAAGGCCGACCTGGAGCGGCTGCAGCGCTGGCTGCCCGACAACGTGTCGGCGCAGCAGGCGCCGGCGATGAGCCCGCGCGACGAGTTCACCGACGCGCTGCGCTCGGTGGGGTGCGAGCTGAGCGGCGATCACCCGATCATGGACGGCAGGACGCACCGGATCGGCGTCGAGGGCGACCGCAAGGGTGAGCAGGCGGGGTTCTATGTCGCGCACCTGGACGGCCACCCGGCCGGCTACATCAAGAACAACCGCACCGGGGTCGCGATGACCTGGAAGTCGAAAGGCTACGTCCTCGACGACCAGGAGAAGGCCCGGTGGGCGGCCGAGGCGGCGGGCAAGCTCGCCGCCCGCGCCCGCGAGCAGGAGCGCGCGCACGAAGCGGCGGCGCAGCGCGTGGTGAAGCAGCTGGCCGATCTGGCGCCGGTGGTGGCGCCGACCCCGTATATCCGGAGCAAGGGAATCCAGGTCCACCCCGGGGTCTTCACCGACAAGGAGGGGAAGACCACCTGCATCCCCGCCTACGATGTGCATGGCAAGCAGTGGACGATGCAGTACATCCAGGAGGATGGCACCAAGCGTTTTGCGAAGGACAGCCGCAAGGACGGGTGCTTTCATGCGGTCGGCGGCCTGGAGGCGCTCGCCCGTGCCCCGGCGCTCGTCATCTCCGAGGGGTACGCGACGGCGGCCACCAACGCCGAGGTGCTGGGCTTTGCGACGGTCGCAGCGTTCGACTCGGGGAACCTGGCTGCAGTCGCCCGGGCGTTGCACGAGACGTTTCCCGACAAGCCCGTCCTCATCCTGGGGGACGACGACCGGCAACTGGAACTCACGCAGGGCACCAATGCCGGTCGGGTGAAAGCCGAGGAAGCCGCGAAGGCCGTGGGGGGCAAGGCGCTGCTGCCGATCTTCGCACCGGGCGAGAACGCCTATCCCGCCGAGTTGCCCCCCATTACGCCGCAGCGCTACCGGGCGCACCTTCGCGCCACCAAAGCGCTGGAGGATGCGCAGAAGGCGTCTGAGGGGGCGTCTGAGAGCGTGAAGCTCACCGGCCAGCAGGTGGCGGAGCTGAAAGGCGCTCTGCTCAGCGACCTGCAGATGGCGGCCCTCGAGCACATGAAGGCGCACACCGACTTCAATGACCTGGCGACACGGAGCGTGCTCGGTCGCGAAGGCGTTGAACGTCAGTTGAAGGCTAAAGTCAGCCGCGTGATCCACGAGGACGAACTGAAGCGCGAGCACACACCGGAACCGGAGAAGGAGCACAACATCCACGCGCCGCTGCAGCCCAGGCGTGTGGCGCGGATCGCTTGA
- the traF gene encoding conjugative transfer signal peptidase TraF yields the protein MGRIAAGLALAGVVVLAGAALAQAAGVRINTTRSIPVGLYRVSRAPAMPGAYVLVCPPPTPLFDEARARGYLGAGFCPGGYGYLMKRLVAAQGDEIAVSDVGVSVNGVLLALTAPRAADVGGRPLPRWRTGPYRLGASEVLLMSEISATSFDARYFGPLPRAQIVTALAPVLTW from the coding sequence GTGGGCCGGATCGCTGCCGGCCTGGCGCTGGCGGGGGTCGTCGTGCTCGCCGGGGCGGCGCTCGCCCAGGCGGCGGGCGTGCGCATCAACACGACGCGCAGCATTCCGGTCGGTCTCTACCGGGTGAGCCGTGCGCCCGCGATGCCCGGCGCATATGTGCTGGTCTGTCCCCCGCCCACCCCGCTCTTCGATGAAGCCCGGGCGCGCGGCTATCTGGGCGCGGGCTTCTGCCCGGGCGGTTACGGCTACCTGATGAAGCGCCTCGTCGCCGCGCAGGGGGACGAGATCGCGGTGTCCGATGTGGGGGTGTCGGTCAATGGCGTGCTGCTGGCGCTCACGGCGCCGCGGGCGGCCGATGTCGGCGGACGGCCCCTGCCCCGCTGGCGGACGGGTCCTTACCGGCTCGGGGCCTCGGAGGTCCTGCTGATGTCGGAGATCAGCGCCACGTCCTTCGATGCGCGTTACTTCGGGCCCCTGCCCCGCGCTCAGATCGTGACGGCGCTGGCCCCGGTGCTCACCTGGTAG
- a CDS encoding type IV secretory system conjugative DNA transfer family protein encodes MKLEVNNAVGPQVRAGRAPGGKLLPVLGAVSLAGGLQSATQFFAHRFGYPAQLGEHLHHVYAPWAILEWASNWSARYPDELLQAASVGMMVSALGLFGVAVAKVVSSNSSRANATLHGSARWAGKTDIEAAGLLPRPRTLRDVLTGEAARRSAGVYVGGWEDARGRFHYLRHDGPEHVLTYAPTRSGKGVGLVVPTLLSWGASAVVTDLKGELWALTAGWRKAHARNTVLRFEPATASGSVCWNPLDEIRLETEDAVGDVQNLVTLIVDPNGKGLESHWQKTAFALLVGVILHALYKAKADGVSATLPAVDAMLADPNRDVGELWMEMATTGHLDGQPHPAIASAARDMMDRPEEEAGSVLSTAKSYLALYRDPVVARNVSRSEFRIRDLMHADDPVTLYIVTQPNDKDRLRPLVRILVSMVVRRLADRMAFAHGRPVAHYRHRLLLMLDEFAALGRLPILQEALAFVAGYGIKCYLICQDLNQLKSRETGYGPDETITSNCHVQNAYPPNRLETAEHLSRLTGQTTVVKAQVTTSGRRTAAMLGQVSRTFQEVQRPLLTPDECLRMPGPRKGADGHIEAPGDMVVYVAGFPAIYGKQPLYFKDPVFRARAAVPAPAVTDRLVSFADTGEAIRL; translated from the coding sequence ATGAAGCTCGAGGTGAACAACGCGGTCGGTCCGCAGGTGCGCGCCGGGCGTGCGCCTGGCGGCAAGCTGTTGCCCGTGCTCGGCGCGGTATCGCTCGCGGGTGGCCTGCAGTCGGCCACCCAGTTCTTCGCTCACCGCTTCGGCTACCCGGCGCAGTTGGGCGAACATCTGCACCACGTCTATGCGCCGTGGGCGATCCTCGAGTGGGCCTCGAACTGGTCGGCCCGTTATCCGGACGAGCTCCTGCAGGCGGCCAGTGTCGGCATGATGGTGTCGGCATTGGGGCTCTTCGGGGTCGCGGTGGCGAAAGTCGTGTCGTCCAACTCGTCGCGGGCGAATGCCACGCTGCACGGCTCGGCGCGCTGGGCCGGGAAGACGGACATCGAGGCCGCCGGGTTGCTGCCCCGACCGCGCACCCTGCGGGACGTCCTCACCGGCGAGGCGGCCCGCCGTTCGGCGGGCGTCTATGTCGGGGGTTGGGAGGATGCGCGTGGCCGGTTTCACTACCTGCGCCACGACGGGCCCGAGCATGTGCTGACCTACGCCCCTACCCGTTCGGGCAAGGGTGTGGGTCTCGTGGTGCCGACGCTGCTGTCCTGGGGGGCGAGCGCGGTGGTCACGGATCTCAAGGGCGAGCTGTGGGCGCTCACCGCCGGCTGGCGCAAGGCGCATGCCCGCAACACGGTGCTGCGCTTCGAGCCGGCCACGGCCAGCGGCAGCGTGTGCTGGAACCCGCTCGACGAGATCCGGCTCGAGACGGAAGACGCGGTGGGCGACGTCCAGAATCTGGTGACGCTGATCGTCGATCCGAACGGAAAGGGGCTCGAATCGCATTGGCAGAAAACCGCCTTCGCGCTGCTGGTGGGCGTCATTCTGCACGCGCTCTACAAGGCGAAGGCCGATGGGGTCTCGGCCACGCTGCCGGCGGTCGATGCAATGTTGGCCGATCCGAACCGCGATGTCGGCGAGCTGTGGATGGAAATGGCCACCACCGGGCACCTCGACGGCCAGCCCCACCCGGCGATCGCCTCCGCGGCACGCGACATGATGGATCGCCCGGAAGAGGAAGCCGGCTCGGTGCTCTCGACGGCGAAGTCCTACCTCGCCCTGTACCGCGATCCGGTCGTGGCGCGCAACGTCAGCCGCTCGGAGTTTCGCATCCGCGATCTGATGCACGCGGACGATCCGGTGACGCTCTACATCGTCACCCAGCCCAACGACAAGGATCGGCTGCGCCCGCTGGTGCGCATCCTGGTGAGCATGGTGGTGCGCCGCCTGGCCGACCGGATGGCGTTCGCGCACGGCCGGCCGGTGGCGCACTACCGGCACCGGCTGCTGCTCATGCTCGACGAGTTCGCCGCCCTCGGGCGGCTGCCGATCCTGCAGGAGGCGCTCGCCTTCGTGGCAGGTTACGGCATCAAGTGCTACCTGATCTGCCAGGACCTCAACCAGTTGAAGAGCCGGGAGACCGGCTACGGGCCGGACGAGACGATCACGTCCAACTGCCATGTGCAGAACGCCTATCCGCCCAATCGCCTCGAGACCGCCGAGCACCTGTCACGGCTCACCGGGCAGACCACCGTGGTCAAGGCGCAGGTCACCACCAGCGGGCGGCGCACCGCGGCGATGCTCGGCCAGGTGTCGCGCACCTTCCAGGAAGTGCAGCGGCCGCTGCTGACGCCGGACGAGTGCCTGCGCATGCCCGGTCCGCGCAAGGGCGCCGATGGTCACATCGAGGCTCCGGGCGACATGGTCGTGTATGTGGCCGGGTTTCCGGCGATCTACGGCAAGCAGCCGCTCTACTTCAAGGACCCGGTTTTCCGCGCCCGGGCTGCGGTGCCGGCGCCCGCGGTCACCGATCGCCTGGTTTCTTTCGCCGACACGGGCGAGGCCATCCGGCTATGA
- the traI gene encoding TraI/MobA(P) family conjugative relaxase — translation MIAKHVPMRTLARSNFAELVSYLTDAQDKTERLGDIRVTNCAAATLPAVIGEVLATQRQNTRAAGDKTFHLLVSFRPGEAPEAATLQAIEARLAAGLGFAEHQRVSAVHHDTDNVHLHIAINKIHPERRTLHEPFQSYRTLADLCTTLEREYGLQTDNHVSRRSVAEGRAADMERHAGVESLLGWVRRVCLEDLLGAHSWAQLHQVLSDNGLVLRPRGNGLIVESRDGTRVKASTLARELSKPALEARLGPFEAPTEVLADGASDGPPSPSPAVGPHYSKAPVRLRIDTTALHVRYQAEQQRSSAQRSEALASARRRKLRAVDDARRANRLWRATIRVADGKGIDKRLLYAQASRALRERLAQIHTAYARERAVLYDGFRRRTWADWLKHEALQGNAEALAALRAREAAQGLTGNTLAGAGTGAGANVDPLGPGPDPVQDTVTKKGTILFRAGSSAVRDDGDRLQVSRTLTREGVKVALGLAMARYGGEITVCGTPEFKALVIRVAVDARFPLTFADPALEGRRQRLFTQETAHESTEHPERGRADRGRPRGAGARANRYGSRSDERSGDRPDENRAGAGVDAHARAAGKPHPGRAGGVPPPASRHRLRGLSELGVVRFAGGGEVLLPGDVPHHLEQRGAAPDHPLRRGVAGAGGLRAGRMTPAQRAAAGRYIAEREEKRQKGIDIPKHDLYDGRAGVIFFAGLRTVDGQSLALLRPGDAASSVRASGNAGAERGADVVLVLPVDAATARRLSRVPRGDAVSVSPHGTIQRTGGHSR, via the coding sequence GTGATCGCCAAGCACGTGCCGATGCGCACGCTCGCCAGGAGCAACTTCGCCGAGCTGGTGTCGTACCTGACCGACGCCCAGGACAAGACCGAGCGGCTTGGGGATATCCGCGTGACGAACTGCGCGGCCGCCACGCTGCCGGCGGTGATCGGCGAGGTGCTGGCCACCCAGCGGCAGAACACCCGCGCGGCGGGCGACAAGACGTTTCACCTGCTGGTGAGCTTTCGGCCGGGCGAGGCACCGGAGGCGGCGACGCTGCAGGCGATCGAGGCGCGCCTCGCTGCCGGGCTGGGTTTTGCGGAGCACCAGCGCGTGAGCGCGGTGCATCACGACACCGACAACGTGCACCTTCACATCGCCATCAACAAGATCCATCCGGAGCGGCGCACGCTGCACGAGCCGTTCCAGTCGTACCGCACGCTCGCGGATCTGTGTACGACGCTCGAGCGCGAGTACGGCCTGCAGACGGACAACCATGTCTCGCGCCGTTCGGTGGCCGAGGGGCGCGCGGCCGACATGGAGCGCCACGCCGGCGTCGAGTCGCTCCTCGGCTGGGTGCGGCGGGTGTGCCTCGAGGATCTCCTGGGGGCGCATTCCTGGGCCCAACTGCACCAGGTCCTGTCGGACAACGGACTCGTGCTGCGCCCGCGCGGGAACGGGCTCATCGTTGAATCGCGTGACGGGACGCGGGTGAAAGCCAGCACGCTGGCCCGCGAACTGTCGAAACCGGCGCTGGAGGCGCGGCTGGGACCGTTCGAGGCGCCGACCGAGGTGCTCGCCGATGGGGCGTCCGACGGGCCGCCCTCCCCCTCCCCCGCCGTTGGCCCGCACTACAGCAAGGCGCCGGTCCGCCTGCGCATCGATACCACCGCGCTGCATGTGCGCTACCAGGCTGAGCAGCAGCGCTCATCGGCGCAGCGCAGTGAGGCGCTGGCGAGCGCCCGGCGGCGCAAGCTGCGCGCCGTCGACGACGCCCGGCGGGCGAACCGGCTGTGGCGGGCGACGATCAGGGTGGCCGACGGCAAGGGCATCGACAAGAGGCTGCTGTATGCGCAGGCGAGCCGCGCGCTGCGCGAGCGGCTCGCGCAGATCCACACGGCGTACGCCAGGGAGCGGGCCGTGCTCTACGACGGTTTCCGGCGGCGGACGTGGGCCGACTGGTTGAAGCACGAAGCGCTGCAGGGCAACGCCGAGGCGCTCGCGGCGCTGCGCGCCCGCGAGGCCGCGCAGGGGCTCACGGGCAACACCCTCGCGGGCGCGGGAACAGGAGCGGGCGCGAATGTGGATCCGTTGGGGCCGGGCCCGGACCCCGTTCAGGACACCGTCACGAAGAAGGGCACGATCCTCTTTCGGGCCGGATCCTCGGCGGTGCGGGATGACGGCGACCGGCTGCAGGTGTCCCGCACGCTCACGCGCGAGGGCGTCAAGGTCGCGCTGGGCCTGGCGATGGCACGCTATGGCGGCGAGATCACCGTCTGCGGCACGCCCGAATTCAAGGCCCTGGTCATCCGGGTGGCGGTGGACGCCCGGTTTCCCCTCACCTTCGCCGACCCCGCCCTGGAAGGGCGGCGGCAACGGCTCTTCACCCAGGAGACGGCTCATGAATCCACTGAACATCCCGAGCGAGGACGCGCTGATCGAGGCCGCCCTCGCGGTGCTGGGGCCCGAGCCAATCGATACGGCAGTCGATCCGACGAGCGATCCGGTGACCGACCGGATGAGAACCGCGCCGGCGCCGGTGTCGACGCACACGCCCGTGCCGCCGGAAAGCCCCACCCTGGCCGCGCTGGAGGCGTCCCGCCGCCCGCATCCCGGCACCGTCTGCGAGGCCTGTCCGAACTCGGTGTGGTTCGCTTCGCCGGCGGAGGTGAAGTGTTACTGCCGGGTGATGTTCCTCATCACCTGGAGCAGCGCGGAGCCGCACCAGATCACCCACTGCGACGGGGCGTTGCCGGCGCCGGCGGACTGCGCGCAGGCCGGATGACACCGGCGCAGCGTGCCGCGGCCGGCCGCTACATTGCAGAGCGCGAAGAAAAGCGGCAGAAAGGAATTGATATACCGAAACATGACCTCTATGATGGGCGTGCCGGTGTCATTTTCTTTGCCGGTCTGCGCACCGTCGACGGTCAGTCACTGGCGCTTCTCAGGCCGGGCGATGCGGCGTCGAGTGTAAGGGCGAGCGGGAATGCGGGTGCGGAACGGGGCGCGGACGTCGTGCTGGTCCTGCCGGTCGATGCGGCCACGGCGCGGCGCCTGTCCCGCGTTCCGCGGGGCGATGCGGTGAGCGTGTCGCCGCACGGCACGATCCAGCGTACGGGAGGGCACAGTCGATGA
- the traJ gene encoding conjugal transfer transcriptional regulator TraJ: protein MKRAARPAAAEAASAAPGAAPQGAAPQGAARRAHHLRVPVLPDERALIEAQAQRAGMSVARFLREVGQGYRIGGVVDYEQVRELARINGDLGRLGGLLKLWLTNDERTAQFGEATLRAVLARIEATQEQMGEVMMKVVQPRAGREPFSG from the coding sequence GTGAAACGCGCTGCCCGACCGGCGGCGGCCGAAGCAGCAAGCGCGGCGCCGGGCGCCGCCCCGCAAGGTGCCGCCCCGCAAGGTGCCGCCCGGCGCGCCCATCACCTGCGCGTGCCGGTATTGCCTGACGAGAGGGCGCTGATCGAAGCGCAGGCGCAGCGCGCGGGCATGAGCGTCGCCCGTTTCCTGCGCGAGGTCGGACAGGGCTATCGCATCGGCGGGGTGGTCGATTACGAGCAGGTGCGCGAGCTCGCGCGGATCAATGGCGATCTGGGGCGCCTCGGCGGGCTCCTGAAGCTGTGGCTCACCAACGACGAGCGCACCGCGCAGTTCGGCGAGGCGACGCTGCGCGCGGTGCTCGCGCGCATCGAGGCCACGCAGGAGCAGATGGGCGAAGTGATGATGAAGGTCGTCCAGCCTCGGGCCGGGCGCGAGCCTTTTAGCGGCTAA
- a CDS encoding TraK family protein yields the protein MTTRYTEELAGWVSRRAAPRPRQDRNIVAFLAVKEDVRAALEAGYAMKTIWAHLTATGRLACRYETFTQHVKRYLRTAPAATGSPSPPAPPAPTPPPAPGEPRKTPPPSVGGFTFNATPKTEDLF from the coding sequence ATGACGACACGCTACACCGAGGAACTGGCCGGCTGGGTGAGCCGGCGCGCCGCACCACGGCCGCGCCAGGACCGCAACATCGTCGCCTTCCTGGCCGTGAAGGAGGATGTCAGGGCGGCGCTCGAGGCCGGCTATGCCATGAAAACCATCTGGGCGCACCTCACCGCCACCGGACGCCTCGCCTGCCGCTACGAGACCTTCACCCAGCACGTCAAGCGCTACCTGCGCACGGCGCCCGCTGCCACAGGCTCACCGTCCCCGCCCGCACCGCCGGCGCCCACCCCACCGCCCGCACCGGGCGAACCCCGCAAGACGCCCCCACCCTCGGTGGGCGGCTTCACGTTCAATGCCACCCCGAAGACGGAGGACCTGTTCTGA
- a CDS encoding nucleotide-binding protein, whose protein sequence is MATIHMVLQGKGGVGKSMIAAVLAQYKAGKGRAPLCLDTDPVNATFAGYGALGVQRVNILEGDEINTRHFDALIEQIAAAEGDVIIDNGASAFVPLSHYLISNQVPALLHDMGHALIVHTVITGGQALPDTVSGFAQLAGQFPAQCQFVAWLNPYWGPIAHEGKGFEQMKAYLSHKARVSALIQIPPLKEETYGRDFAQMLQARLTFDEALALNTLTIMTRQRLKIVKGQLFAQLDTAAVL, encoded by the coding sequence ATGGCAACGATCCACATGGTTCTGCAAGGCAAGGGCGGCGTCGGCAAGTCGATGATCGCGGCCGTCCTCGCCCAGTACAAGGCCGGCAAGGGACGGGCGCCGCTGTGCCTCGACACCGATCCGGTCAACGCCACGTTCGCAGGCTACGGGGCGCTCGGTGTGCAGCGCGTAAACATCCTCGAAGGCGACGAGATCAACACCCGGCACTTCGATGCGCTCATCGAGCAGATCGCCGCCGCCGAGGGCGATGTCATCATTGACAACGGCGCGAGCGCCTTCGTGCCGCTGTCGCACTACCTCATCAGCAACCAAGTGCCGGCCCTGCTGCACGACATGGGACACGCGCTCATCGTGCACACCGTGATCACCGGCGGGCAGGCCCTGCCCGATACGGTCAGCGGCTTCGCCCAGCTCGCCGGCCAGTTCCCCGCCCAGTGTCAGTTCGTCGCCTGGTTGAACCCGTACTGGGGGCCCATCGCGCACGAGGGCAAGGGCTTCGAGCAGATGAAGGCGTACCTGAGCCACAAGGCGCGGGTGTCCGCCCTCATCCAGATCCCGCCGCTCAAGGAAGAGACCTACGGCCGCGACTTCGCCCAGATGCTGCAGGCACGGCTCACCTTCGACGAGGCGCTCGCCCTCAACACGCTGACGATCATGACGCGCCAGCGACTCAAGATCGTGAAGGGACAGCTCTTCGCCCAGCTCGACACGGCGGCGGTGCTGTGA
- a CDS encoding conjugal transfer protein TraM: MKPDSIDTLIRDIAVRHGIAVGRDDPIMILQTMNAHLMREHAAAQQAALDRFSEELEGIAHRWGEDARSKAERTLNAALDASTDAMKSGMEAGAKAAATAARHELDAALAQLAGPIREGRRIATLNLIAAGMAVFAAALALLSTL; encoded by the coding sequence GTGAAACCGGACTCGATCGACACCCTGATCCGGGACATTGCGGTCCGGCACGGCATCGCCGTCGGCCGCGACGACCCGATCATGATCCTGCAGACGATGAACGCGCATCTGATGCGCGAGCACGCGGCCGCCCAGCAGGCAGCCCTCGATCGCTTCAGCGAAGAGCTCGAGGGCATCGCCCACCGCTGGGGCGAGGACGCCCGCAGCAAGGCCGAGCGCACGCTCAACGCCGCCCTCGACGCGAGCACGGACGCCATGAAAAGCGGCATGGAGGCGGGCGCGAAGGCCGCCGCCACCGCCGCTCGCCACGAGCTCGATGCGGCGCTGGCGCAGCTTGCCGGCCCGATCCGCGAGGGCCGGCGCATTGCCACCCTGAACCTGATCGCCGCCGGCATGGCCGTGTTCGCGGCCGCGCTGGCGCTGCTATCAACACTGTGA